The genome window TGCGCCGTCGAAATTGTGGGAGATATTCCGCATCACGTCGATCAGCGCCGGCTTGTCCCCATCGGACAGTTCGCGGCTGATCAGGTGCATCAGGATTTCGGTGTCGGTCTCCCGGGCAAGGTAGTTGTCCGGGTCGGCCAGCAGGTCCTGCCGTAGCTGAGGGTAGTTCGCCAATTGCCCGTTGAAGGCGAAGCTGAACCACTTGTGCTTCTGGATGTGATGCCGCTCGAACGGTTGGGCATAACTGCGATCTTCGGCCCCACAGGTGGCATACCGCACGTGGCCGATGGCGGCCCGGCCGGCGTATTCCTTCATCAGGCTTTCCGCCTTGCCGCGATGGCTGAGTCGGAACACCTCGCTGACGCCACCCAATTCCTTGAACGTATCGATCAGTTGGTTGCGCTCGGGATTGAACGTCGAGATGCCGGCGGATAATTGTCCGCGGTTCTGGATGTCGAGCAACATCCGGGGCATCAGCCGCGAAACCTCGTCCGGTCCCTGTTCAGGGCAGAGCGGACTAACCTGTCGGCCGGGCAGGTGATAAATGGCGGCAATGCCGCATTCGTGCTGGAGTTCGCTCATGGCGTCCAATTGTACGCGGTGCTAGCACTTTCACAACCAAATGCGCGCAAGTACGGTCTGGGCCGACTTTTCCGCTCGCCGGAACACGGGTACGCTAGGCGGCAGTTTGAAGTTTTCAGTGTTCAGTTTGAAATGTGCCTTTCCTCTGTTTGAACGCACCATCGCCCCCATGCCCGACGTTCTTCGCCAAGAAATTGCCACGCAGGCCGACACTTGGATAGTGAAGGTCGGCACGCGCGTGTTGACCGGGGAGGACGGCACGCTGAACGAGGCGCGGATCGCGGCCCTCAGCGAGGAATTGAATACCTTACTCGTCGCGGGGCGGAAGGTGGCGCTCGTCAGTTCCGGGGCCGTGGGCGCCGGGATGGGACAGCTCGGGCTGAAAAAGCGCCCGTCGGACCTGGCCCATCTGCAGGCCGTGGCGGCGATTGGTCAGGCGTATCTGGTCCAAACTTACGATCGGGCCTTGCGCAAGTTTGGTCGACACGCGGCGCAGATCTTGTTGACGGCCGAAGACCTCAACGACCGCCAGCGCTATCTCAATGTGCGGAACACCATCCACACGTTGCTGGACCTCGGCGCCGTTCCCATCATCAACGAGAACGACACCGTCAGCGTCGAGGAATTGCAAACCACGTTCGGCGACAACGATCGCCTCGCGGCGATGGTCACCAACCTGATCCGCGCGCCGCTCTTGGTTTTACTTTCCGACGTGCAAGGACTCTACGACGGCGATCCCGCGTCCGGCAGCGCGAAGTTGATCTCGACCGTGACGAAGCTGGACGACTCGACGTTCGCACTCGTGCGCGACAAGCTGACCGGTCTCAGTAAAGGCGGCATGGCGAGCAAACTCGTCGCCGCGCGGATGGCCACTTCCGCTGGCGAGAACGTGATCATCACTTCCGGCAAGCAACCGGGTGCGCTCGAACGGATTCTCAAGGGCGAAGACGTCGGCACGCTGTTCCTCGCGCAAGGCCAGGCCATCGGCTCGCGCAAACGCTGGATTGGCTTCACCGTCCGCCCGCGCGGATACCTGGTCCTCGACGACGGCGCGCGCCGCGCCGTGGAATCGAGCGGGCGCAGCCTGTTGCCGATCGGCGTCGTCGAAGTGCAAGGGCACTTCAAAAAAGGAGACGTGGTCGCCGTCCGTGATCGCGCCGGCCACGAATTCGCCCGCGGCCTCACCAACTACAGCGCCGAAGAACTCCAAAAAATCAAAGGCCTCCGCACGGACGCGATCGCGGCGACGCTGGGATACCATGTGTACGATGAGGTGATTCATCGCGATAATGTCGTTGTGACGAGTTGAGTGCCAGTTTGAAGTTTTCAGTGTTCAGTTTTCAGCGAAGGGCATCTGTCTCCTCACTGAAAACTGAACACTTCAAACTCTCCAAAAACTGAACACTGAAAACTTCAATCTGGTCTCCTATGCCCTGGCTGCTTAAATCCGAACCGGATTGTTTTTCGATTCTTGATCTCGCCAAGAGTCCCGAGCGGACGACGTTTTGGGATGGCGTACGGAATTATCAGGCGCGGAACTTTTTGCGCGACAGCATGAAGCTTGGTGATCGCGTATTGTTCTACCATTCGAGCTGCGACCCAGCCGGCGTCGCAGGCACGGCGACGATCGTCCGCGAAGGCTATCCCGACTTCACTGCTTGGAACAAAAAAAGCGATCATTTCGACCCCAAAGCTTCGGAGTCGAACCCGATCTGGCAAATGGTCGACATCCAGTTGGAAGAAGCGTTCACCGACCTGCTCCCGCTCCCGACGCTCCGCGAAGTGCCCGCACTGAAAAACATGGAGCTTCTCCGCAAAGGCTCCCGCCTCTCCGTGCAACCGGTGACGGACGTGGAATTCGCGGGGGTGCTCAAGCTCGCGGAAAAGCTTGGCTTGCGCGCCAAGCGGTAGTGCAGTGACTGCCCTTAAATGTCATGCCATCCTGATTCGGAAACTCTCTACATTCGGCGAACCTTGACACGGCGAGCATGACATTTAAGGACAGTCGGACTAGTAGGTCAGGCGCCCTGTTCGAAGTCGAGAAACGCTGCGCAATTTTTAAGCGCGGCAACATCCCAAGTCGCTGCCGGCAAATTGCCTGACGGGAGATGACGTCGAACACTTCGAAAAAACGGCGTGCCAGCCTTGACACTTCGCGATGTTTTTGGCTCGAATATCCAGGAATTGATGAAGCGATACTTCAAAGCACTCTCTGTTGAGAATCTCACAGTGGAGAGTTTGGACGATATTGAGGCCTCGCTTGAACTCGGCGAATCAACCAAGTCGGATAATGAAGGACTAATCGGCAATTTGAAGGGAACTCTCTTTGAAGTTATCGTCGCTCTCGCATATCGGGCGACCGGTTCAGATGTGACTCTGCAAAAACGAATTCGCAGGCTCGACGAAGATGAGGAATATGAAGTGGATGTCGTTGCAAGTACCGGCGATACGAAATGCACGCTTGTGGAGGCGAAAGGTCGGCATTCTGCTTATTTGGAGGCGAAGGACGAAGTCGAACGCCAGTTTGAATTGCGTTGCCGCGCCGCAGCTGATGAGTACGGTTGAAATGTAACATCCCTCTACAAGAAGGTTGAAGCAGTGTTCATGACGACGGGACGACTCGACGAACATGCACGCGCATATGCGACGTCAACGTTGCGTTCGTATGGCATTGATTGCCGCTGTCTAGAACGCGAAGGCACGATTGCGTTCCTTGAACTGTCGGGATCTTCGCGTCTTGTACAGATCATCCAGCGGTACTACTGATACGAAATGTTTGAGCGCATCTTTCACTCCGTCACCGCCCATTGGCAAAACGCCAAAGTCCCGCTTCTCGCGGCAACCGATCCCGCCGAGATCGACCGCGTGTTCGTCGCGTTGAACTTTCCGCTCTCCGACGACGTTCGTCGTCTCTACGCCACGCTCGGCGGGTTTGTGGATGACCACATGGACGAAAAGATGTTCTCGCTCTGGTCGCTGGGCAAGATCGCCGAGGAGCGCTCGGAACGTGGCGGGGAAATTCTTTACTTCGCGGACTTTCTGATCTCATCGCACGTGTACGGATTTCGCCACGTGAACGCCGCCACCTCCGAGGTCGTCATCGACCACCACCGGAATTCGGCGACGTATCCGCCGTACGTCATCGCTCCGGATGTTGCGACATTTTTCGAGCAGTATCTGCGCGACCCCTGGTCCGTGGAGATTTTCGTCTGACTTTGCGGCGACGTTAATCCCGTCAGGCAATTCCGGCGCGATTAAAGGCGGTCGTTGAGCGCAGAATCGCACAGTAGGCATGCGCAGACTGTAGGTCAGGCTTTCCAGC of Planctomycetia bacterium contains these proteins:
- a CDS encoding EVE domain-containing protein — translated: MPWLLKSEPDCFSILDLAKSPERTTFWDGVRNYQARNFLRDSMKLGDRVLFYHSSCDPAGVAGTATIVREGYPDFTAWNKKSDHFDPKASESNPIWQMVDIQLEEAFTDLLPLPTLREVPALKNMELLRKGSRLSVQPVTDVEFAGVLKLAEKLGLRAKR
- the proB gene encoding glutamate 5-kinase codes for the protein MPDVLRQEIATQADTWIVKVGTRVLTGEDGTLNEARIAALSEELNTLLVAGRKVALVSSGAVGAGMGQLGLKKRPSDLAHLQAVAAIGQAYLVQTYDRALRKFGRHAAQILLTAEDLNDRQRYLNVRNTIHTLLDLGAVPIINENDTVSVEELQTTFGDNDRLAAMVTNLIRAPLLVLLSDVQGLYDGDPASGSAKLISTVTKLDDSTFALVRDKLTGLSKGGMASKLVAARMATSAGENVIITSGKQPGALERILKGEDVGTLFLAQGQAIGSRKRWIGFTVRPRGYLVLDDGARRAVESSGRSLLPIGVVEVQGHFKKGDVVAVRDRAGHEFARGLTNYSAEELQKIKGLRTDAIAATLGYHVYDEVIHRDNVVVTS